Proteins encoded in a region of the Amphiprion ocellaris isolate individual 3 ecotype Okinawa chromosome 21, ASM2253959v1, whole genome shotgun sequence genome:
- the slc5a8 gene encoding sodium-coupled monocarboxylate transporter 1 encodes MSEDSRVSGSFVAADYVVFALMLVVSAAVGVYYAWTDRKQRSSGDFLMGGRRLTALPVSLSLTASFMSAITVLSHPAEVYRYGASVAFYCLSYLVTMLVTSEVFLPVFYKLSITSTYEYLELRFNRATRLLGTLLFVVQTILYTGIVIYTPALALNQVTGLDLWGAVVSTGVVCTFYCTVGGLKAVVWTDVFQLGVMLAGFLAVIIRSVMLQGGVISIISDSQRGGRLNLWDFDTNPLRRHTFWTVTVGGTFIWISVYGINQAQVQRYISCKSITHARLSLYINLLGLWSILFCSVFAGLCLYSVYKHCDPWNTGLVSAPDQLMPYLVMDILGDYPGLPGLFVAAAYSGSLSTVSSSINALAAVTVEDLIKPYRNISEKHLSWISKGLSFLYGVLCIGMAGLASLMGGILQATISIFGIIGGPLLGLFTLGIICPCANSKGALSGLLSGLVVSLWVGIGAQIYPPPPDMSRPLSLTTDGCNFTTTAGFNWTSTALPTQPSSTAPTHIDSKPLLADWYSLSYLYFSPIGTIVVISVGLIISMFTGGCKMKVESRLTLAKEDTTLYHFFKFLKGRIMRRRGKLDLKKDREKTFGNTNPGFCDVELDLTKSNVPS; translated from the exons ATGTCAGAGGACTCTCGGGTATCTGGATCCTTCGTGGCTGCAGACTATGTGGTGTTTGCCCTCATGCTGGTGGTTTCGGCTGCTGTCGGGGTCTACTACGCCTGGACGGACAGGAAACAGAGAAGCTCCGGGGATTTCCTAATGGGGGGCCGACGACTGACTGCCTTGCCCGTCTCCTTGTCCCTGACCGCCAGCTTCATGTCAGCCATCACAGTGCTGTCCCATCCAGCCGAG GTGTACCGCTATGGAGccagtgttgcattttattgtctctccTATTTAGTGACGATGTTGGTCACATCTGAggtttttctgcctgttttctACAAACTGTCCATCACCAGTACATATGAG TATCTGGAGCTGCGTTTCAATAGAGCAACTCGTCTGCTGGGAACGCTGCTTTTCGTTGTTCAGACA ATCCTCTACACTGGGATTGTTATTTACACTCCAGCTCTGGCTTTAAACCAGG TGACGGGTTTGGATCTGTGGGGCGCCGTTGTTTCTACAGGAGTGGTCTGTACCTTCTACTGCACTGTG GGTGGTCTGAAGGCAGTGGTGTGGACTGATGTGTTTCAG CTCGGTGTGATGCTCGCAGGGTTCCTGGCTGTTATCATCAGATCTGTGATGTTACAAGGAGGCGTCATAAGCATCATCTCAGACTCCCAGCGTGGAGGAAGACTCAACTTATGGGA ctttGATACAAACCCTCTGAGGAGACACACTTTTTGGACTGTAACAGTCGGAGGAACGTTTATCTGGATCAGTGTTTATGGGATCAACCAGGCTCAGGTTCAGAGATACATCTCCTGCAAGAGCATCACTCACGCCAGACT GTCCTTGTACATCAACCTGTTAGGCCTGTGGTCCATCCTGTTCTGCTCAGTGTTTGCTGGATTGTGTCTGTATTCAGTCTACAAACACTGTGACCCTTGGAACACCGGACTGGTCTCTGCTCCGGATCAG TTGATGCCATACTTGGTGATGGATATCTTGGGAGActatcccggccttcctggacTGTTTGTTGCAGCAGCGTATAGTGGATCCCTGAG CACTGTGTCCTCCAGCATCAACGCTCTGGCTGCAGTGACAGTGGAGGACCTCATCAAACCGTACAGAAACATCTCagagaaacatctgtcatggaTCTCGAAAGGACTGA GTTTTCTCTATGGGGTTTTATGCATTGGGATGGCTGGACTGGCTTCACTCATGGGAGGAATCTTGCAG GCAACCATCAGTATATTTGGGATCATTGGAGGTCCTTTACTTGGACTGTTCACATTGGGCATCATCTGTCCATGTGCCAACTCCAAA GGAGCGTTGTCGGGTCTACTATCAGGTCTggttgtgtctctgtgggtgGGTATCGGTGCCCAGAtttaccctcctcctcctgacaTGAGCCGACCGCTATCACTAACCACTGACGGTTGTAACTTCACCACCACGGCTGGTTTTAACTGGACCTCCACTGCTCTCCCAACACAACCAAGTTCTACAGCACCAACGCACATTGATAGCAA GCCTCTGCTGGCAGACTGGTACTCTCTGTCCTACCTTTACTTCAGTCCAATTGGAACCATAGTAGTTATCAGTGTGGGACTGATAATCAGCATGTTTACAG GTGGCTGTAAGATGAAAGTGGAATCAAGGCTGACATTAGCGAAGGAAGACACAACTCTTTATCACTTTTTCAAGTTTCTCAAAGGCAGG ATCATGAGACGGAGAGGAAAGCTTGACCTGAAAAAGGACAGAGAGAAGACATTTGGCAATACTAATCCTGGTTTCTGTGATGTTGAGCTGGACTTAACCAAAAGCAATGTTCCTTCATGA